The sequence TGTCTTCGAGAAATTGggatttgggaaggggggggggcttggatcAATGGGAAAGGGGTAAGAGAGTTCAGGGCAACGCTGCCAGGAGTTAGGTTAGCGAAGCAACAAAACTAGGTCAGTTGCGTGATAGCAAGGTCAGCGGAGGGTAAAAAGCTAGGCTAATGGAAGGCATAAGTCAGTCCCAAGGCGAGTTAGGAGCTCCACCAGTGGAGTTCGGAACCAGGTCAAAGTCGGGGTCCGAGATTTATGACCGTGAACCGGAGCCTGAAAGGAAAGATTCCGGGCCAAGAGGAATCTACGGACTTTTGATCGTAAGGAAGGCCAGGACGATGGATTGTGAAGAGTTACGTCGAGATAAAGTGAATCCAGGGTAGAGTATAAACAAAGACACGGGAAGGGTTGAGTAATGCAATGGGAGCAGTGTGGAGAGAtcttgaagagagaaagagaccggtATGAGCTGGATCAGAAGAGCCCAATGGAAGCTTTAGACTGTCATAAACAAGATCGAAAGGGTTAGCTTGATATCGTATCCTAAAAAGTAATGGAATCCATACAGAGAGAATAGACACATAGAAACGGCTCTAGGAGATAAAGATTGGATGAAGTCTGAATAATGGAAAGACAATAGGTAGCCTGTATCacaccactcaaaaaaaaaaatgctaataaagtGTAAATGTCAAATGAAAAAACTGCAGACAGCAAGGCAGAAATGTAatgaaggaggaggcagagaaaagaCTAAAAAGAGAGTTTGGAAGActgagaaaatagggaaaaaagacaaGCCAGCAGAATAAAACCTCGCCATTCCAGGAGGAGGGAACAAGATGAAGGAAGGAACAAAggaaggggtagaaggagggagttACTAGCTGATATCAATGTCCAAatcgtatttttttatcattaatatttttgttttacctttctctctctctctctctctctctctcttgcttactGTACGGGTACGGAGGTATGATTATGGTAAGGAAATCACATGAAATCAATAAGtaaaaatgaagacaataatcatGATCTCAGCCAAAATAACGACGCTTAATTTTGCAACAGATGTTTCAGTATACAATTATCGCAAGAAAAATATTCACATACTGTAGCAAGAATACCATTTTCACGGCAAAGCAAATTGTCTTTGGGATTAACAATTACGTCACATTCCTTTGACTCATTCCAAGATTTCTCTCCGTTTATATGAAATCGAGGATTGTCCTAATATGAGCCAGAACATGTGGTCTAGTGTTATTTTGCCTtgccaacacacgcacactcgtacAGGTACAATTGCGCGCGGACACAgatacacaaaatacaccaacatccaacaaacgcgcgcgcgcacgaataCATTTACGCAAATGCACAAAAAGCattctcataatctctctctctctctctatcttctcttctctctctctctgtcttattctctcgctctctctttttttttctctctctctatctatctatctttctctttctccctcactctttctatctgtctctctaaaacttttttttttctctctctctttctctctgtcttattctTATAAGTCTTAtagtcttattctctctttctctctaaaactttctctctgcctctctcactttctctatatatctatctatccctccctccccccctttctctctctctctgtttatccctccctccctcccccctctctctctaacctcaccccccttctctcccataAACGCACTTCTCGGTTCAAATGTAATTATTGTTAGTGTGTAGgagtcatcaatatcattttctgaTGAAATCACTCGATAATCTACATCACATCAAAATATCCACGTACGATACAAAATACTCTTTTCTGTTACAATTATTGTTTGCGGTGAACCAGACTTCCCAGTCAAACATTTATATATCAGATGAGATATTTTATCACAATAACGTATCGGCAATGATGTATCGCTCAAGGTCTTGGTAAGCATTACATAAACCTTGGAATCGGCGACGAATCGACGCATCGGAATCGCTTCGGTCAATTTTTCAAGTATCGCCTGAGACAGTTCTGTGTATCGATGCCCGtcactgtacatatacatttatacatataatattatatatatatatatatatatatatatatatatatatatatataaatatatatatatatatatatatatatatatatatatatatatatataatataatgcatatatatatatatatataatattatatatatatatatatatatatatatattcacacacacaacccacacacaccaataatatatatatatataatatatatatatatatatatattttatatatatatatatatagtagagatggatagaagagagaggagatggagatgagagagagagagatgtacacacaccacacacacacacacacacacaccacacacaatatatatatatataaatatatatatattatatatatatatatatatatatatatatataataagtagatatatataaatatataattatatgaagttaatagaaatacacacacacacacacacacacacaacacacacaatacactatatatatatatatatatcacacaacacacaatatatatatattatatatattataatatattatatatattatataattatatattatatatatatcatatatatatatatatatattatatattatatgtatatatatactatatatatattatatatatatatatatatataatatatactatatatatatatatatatttatatattataatatattatttatatatattatatattatattatattatattattattatatatataatatataaacttatataattattatatatactaatatatatataaaatattatatatatatatatattatataatataattactatatacgcACTTNNNNNNNNNNNNNNNNNNNNNNNNNNNNNNNNNNNNNNNNNNNNNNNNNNNNNNNNNNNNNNNNNNNNNNNNNNNNNNNNNNNNNNNNNNNNNNNNNNNNTTACAATGGCTGCTTCTGCTCGAAAACTATCAAATCCAACCACTTTTGCTACTATTCTGCACAGTATCTGTAGAGAAAGGGGTATATCTCCCTTCATATCTTCACTATATTCCTGTTggcaagaaaaggaataaaaaattaagatgCTACCTTCATATACTCCTTTTTAACTGAGCTGCACTACCAGATGATCAATGGAAGCAAAAAtaagattattgccaaaaaaaaaccaaaaaacatattaACAATTTCAAGATAAAAGCTATAACTTTTTCCTTTTGGATCCAGCTAAATAATTTCTTAAAATCATTTGACCACCAAAATTTAGACAGTATACTGTACTCCAAAATTTCCTATTATAATCTCTCCATTAAAAGGGTAAACACTTACAAATTGCATCAAATTGTTATTGAGAAAGTAGTGAGCAGGTGTGCAAGGCTGCTTTATTCAGGGAATTTAGTATTGCCTGCTGTCCCTTTTCTGTTAATTACCATACTCTTTTATATTAGCAGAGATGATCTACTGAATATTGCATTCTTATAGATTTTTGTGTAAACTAAAATAAACCTGAATACCTTTAAAAAACAACTGAAATATACATTTCAAAAAATGTGAGAATTCAATCCTATTATTGTTAAATCCTGTATAAAAAAGGCAGCCTCATGTTAGTTAATAAACTAACAAAATTCTGAGCAGCATCCTCAGTGTTTCATTCCATCAAAATGATCTGCTTTTAGCCTGATGAATATTCCAAATTCCAGGATAATTACTTTGACATATTTCCTGTTTTACAAATCTTTAACACTGTTATATGGTGAAGGCAGCTAACTTGTTATATGCTAAACTGGCAGAAGAATCATAATCTGGCAACAGTGAAAGAAAATtatagaacaacaataacaaatggaCCTATTTCCCTTGGATTAATAAAATCACCTGACTCTGGTttgagattttttaaaacaaataccctgattggaaaaaaggaatttatCTTCCAGTTAACATTGACTTCCAGGATGGCTGAGAACTCTGTGTAAATGGTCTATAATTTTGAAGAAATCATTCACTCATACACATTTTAAATAATCAACAGTCACTGAAAACCATGACTTTTAAGTCATAGGTTTATGAATCTCATGATGTGACTTCACTAACTAAATAAGATAATGTTATCTAGCTCCATCCCATTTTCACACCTGCCAGTCTGTGCAATATGTTAGGAAAAATATTTTCTCTGcatatttctttgaaaatggttcaataataaaaatcacaaaagattaaaagacggaaaaataaagaaaccctATTAATATTTACAACAAATCATGGTGGGAGGAGTGGAGGCTTAGCTTGGCAGTTACCAACTAGAATTTACATTGAGTACCCTGCTCTGTAAGAATAAAAGTCCCCCCAGTACTTTCCAACAGCTTACTTTGGTATCCCAATTGTGATGGTAACCGAGGGTCACCCATCGCAACATCTTCTGTACTCCTTGCTGTTCTCCTTCAGGTCTGTGTGTGAGCTTTCAGTAAGGTTCTGTGGCCTTAGAAGAAAGGGTAATTATCTAAAGGCAGAGcactatttatgaatataaatacacaacataatGGATATAAAACAATTTCAACATGCACACAAAATAAcaggaaattaaaagaataaatgtaagagcaaataaatgtgtaaaaaaaatatttctatcaaGTTATTCCCTCCCACTTATACAAAAAGGAATTAATTATTGAAATGAATAAAAGGTAGCTAGTCAATCAATTTcagatgaaaaaatacaaaaacatgtgACTCAATGTGCAAATGAAGACTAGTCAAGAattaggtaaaaaagaaaaataataaattttctctTAACATGTTTCCCCTATACAAACATCAATATTCATATTCAACTTACGAATGGGCAAGATCCCACCACGAAGCACTTCCCAGATCAATACCATGGGATAttaagtttgttttgtttggtgagCAAGGATAATACATCAAACACCTTTTAATCCATTCCTGCTGACCTTGACTTGTAAACGGATTTAATATGATCATCAATCCTGAGAATTCAAATAAATATCCACTAGGAAAGCTGAATTCATAAGGCTGAATTAAAGATTATATCTATGGAATATATCTTCAAAGCTGGATTAAAGATTATATCTCTGGAATATATCTTCAAAAAAGTCTTCAACACTCTGCtaaaatattatcatacataaaacatgtatatctagttatcattaaaaaatgctaaaaagttGTGAAACAgaattaataattttacaaatcaaGATATTTAACTTATAACTTGATTAACAAAAAATGTTTCATAGACTTTTGTAACATCCAATGTGACATAGCATACAGTTtcctatatattatactttttatataaagagTGTTCAAGCTTTTCCTCTATACCTGGATGAGACTCCAGTGCATAAATTTTCCATGTTGAATATGGCACAAGCCCAACCTCCTTGGCTTGTTCTTGCTCCTCTGGAGTGAGACTACATGGTGGTATCTGCTCTTCAGCCTGGAAGGTAAGAATTtcaaaggtaaataaaaacaaatgacattTATTAGCACATGAAAACAATTATATTCCTAAAACATCTTAGCCTATGAAAGCCTCATGACAGAGGAAAGTTTTTGTCTAGCACTTGATGACAAACTAGTAGACCTGTTTTCTAGGAGTATGTGAATCCATCTGGTTTcaaacttatctatttatctaatcacTGGATAGTTctgaaatttgtatttttcaaaaacaaataatCTAAGTGCTTCAACTTAATTTTCTTCATCATGAAATTTCACTCCCACATTTATCAGTTAAGTTCATACTTTTATCACTTAAGACATGCTGTCCAATCAATCTACTGAAAAAGGAGCTACTAGCTTGTCatcaatgaaatgatgaaaaaaagcatcTGTTTGGAAAGGTAACACATACATGTAAGTACAGTATAATTTCTGCAAAACTGAAGATCCTGAATATACTTTTCATGATTCCATTCAAGGGTGTAGTATAAAGCAATATTACAAATGTTATTACTTATCTATCATAAGCATGGTAACAACACAGTAGCAGTTGTTACCTCATGCTTCCAAAACGAAACCCTTGTTCAATATATACCTTCAAGGCCCCAACCTGAAGGACATTGCTGAAGTCAGGAGGAGGCTGCCttcttttgtaatatttaaaTAGTGGTTTGAacttatcatcattggtatcagCATTCTGACATCCTTCAGCCATTGGTACTGCAGAGAAAAGAGTGaggtaaatacaaatacattctATTCATAAATTTTTGAAAGAATATATCAAATAACCCCTCAGTAGTTTTCTTTTACAAGTTTCTCATTTCAGGCTAAACTTTTTGTTCCCCTGTTAGTGTTTTACTTTCCAATCACTGATTTACCTtctaaatattatgaaaaaatgataattttggacattttacaatgataaaaaaaatagccaTCAACAATTAGTTAATGTATTAATAaccataaatatacaaacaatatatataacaacacaaatatattttaaccaCGTAAAATTTATTGATATACATCGAGATGCACAAaggtaaaaagataatgataaacctAGAGGTAACTCTATGATTCAAAACAGTATGAGTGTAGAGGCAAAACTGCAAGGGGGCAAGACAGAGGACTTAGCTGGATGAGACATGCCTTACAGTACCAGCAATAAAATCTTCACACCCACTACATTCCATTCACAAGAATAAAGAGATTGGGAACACAACTTTATGACTGTCTCAAAAAGAGGAGGACTACATGGGGAGTCAAGGTAAAGGGAAAATATTTGAGGTGTGATTAGTCCCACACTCCGGCCTGACACACATATATGGAGAAATTCTTTTCAAGTGTGGGGGTTTGAGAGGAAATCTTAATTGGGTTTGCAAAGGTACAGCCCCCTGTAGTTATTGATATGTCAATCTTCCTCACAAACTGTGGGTTATAGAGTATTCCTGCACAATGATTTCTAATATGATTAGTAATATACATGGTGAAATAATCACCTGAGAACTACAGTTAACCTATCTGATTCCTGGTTACCCCATTTTCATTTAACTATTCAGGTTAATTGCTCTAGTAGTCTATGTTACTTTAATTCCTTTGAAATGCAGAATTGTctcaattttaatatatctacataGCAAAATGTTAGGTCACATCTCATGTTGCACTCCAGCTCTTTCGCACATTGCATTCCCGCCTGACAAAAAGGATGTATTCGGCTGTATTTAAAGC comes from Penaeus monodon isolate SGIC_2016 chromosome 2, NSTDA_Pmon_1, whole genome shotgun sequence and encodes:
- the LOC119583096 gene encoding nucleic acid dioxygenase ALKBH1-like (The sequence of the model RefSeq protein was modified relative to this genomic sequence to represent the inferred CDS: added 479 bases not found in genome assembly), whose amino-acid sequence is MAEGCQNADTNDDKFKPLFKYYKRRQPPPDFSNVLQVGALKAEEQIPPCSLTPEEQEQAKEVGLVPYSTWKIYALESHPGLMIILNPFTSQGQQEWIKRCLMYYPCSPNKTNLISHGIDLGSASWWDLAHSPEGEQQGVQKMLRWVTLGYHHNWDTKEYSEDMKGDIPLSLQILCRIVAKVVGFDSFRAEAAIVNYYHKDSTLAPHTDHSEPNMEAPLLSFSFGQSAVFLIGGPSKSTEPSALFLHSGDVMIMSGASRKGYHAVPRIRLVPEEPWSAVHESEENLTSEINRNQDGDLGNERCDDNCPFNKRQKLSSDSDDEERIAKMLEYIRTNRINMNVRQVLLPGMDKLQR